From a single Oceanobacillus kimchii X50 genomic region:
- the clpP gene encoding ATP-dependent Clp endopeptidase proteolytic subunit ClpP, with amino-acid sequence MNLVPTVIEQTNRGERAYDIYSRLLKDRIILLGSGIDDNVSNSIVAQLLFLEAEDPDKDISLYINSPGGSITAGMAIYDTMNFIKPNVSTICIGMAASMGAFLLTAGEKGKRFALPNSEIMIHQPLGGTQGQATDIEIHAKRIIDIKRRMNEIMAEKTGQPLEVIERDTERDNFMTADQSVEYGLIDKILERK; translated from the coding sequence ATGAATTTAGTACCTACAGTTATTGAACAAACTAACCGTGGAGAGCGCGCATATGATATTTACTCTCGTTTACTTAAAGATCGTATTATCTTATTAGGAAGCGGCATTGATGATAATGTCTCGAATTCTATTGTAGCACAGCTACTTTTCTTAGAAGCCGAAGACCCAGATAAAGATATCTCCTTATATATTAATTCACCTGGTGGATCAATTACGGCTGGGATGGCAATTTATGATACAATGAATTTCATTAAACCTAACGTATCCACTATTTGTATCGGTATGGCAGCATCTATGGGTGCTTTCCTACTTACAGCTGGTGAAAAAGGTAAACGATTTGCTTTACCAAATAGTGAAATCATGATTCACCAACCATTAGGTGGTACACAAGGTCAAGCAACTGATATTGAAATTCATGCAAAACGTATTATTGATATTAAACGTCGTATGAATGAAATCATGGCTGAGAAGACAGGTCAACCTCTTGAGGTTATTGAGCGTGATACAGAACGTGATAATTTCATGACAGCTGATCAGTCTGTTGAATATGGCTTGATAGATAAAATTCTAGAACGTAAATAG
- a CDS encoding alpha/beta hydrolase, with product MKKVSKIILLVLLLLIIVSGLAFYYWTQQTYSPSSTLTKLVDEDEITYFEDWLVFDSKGEGQTKGGIIIYPGAKVEPEAYSYYGQELSKRGYLVAIPNVRLNLPILEVDKAEEIIDKYATAEDWFIGGHSLGGVAASSYAKEHSDIITGVFFLGSFPSDNNDFSNSSISTLSLFADKDGLTTLDKIDETGNLLSDNTVMKEIRGGNHSQFGVYGKQKGDGEATISVVEQQHIVIESILDWVNNE from the coding sequence ATGAAAAAAGTATCAAAAATTATTTTACTAGTATTGCTTTTATTAATTATCGTAAGCGGTTTAGCCTTTTATTATTGGACTCAACAAACCTATTCGCCATCTAGTACATTAACTAAATTAGTGGATGAAGATGAGATAACATATTTCGAAGATTGGCTAGTCTTTGACTCAAAGGGAGAAGGACAAACTAAAGGTGGAATCATAATATATCCAGGAGCTAAAGTAGAGCCAGAAGCATACAGCTATTACGGTCAAGAATTATCTAAACGTGGATATTTAGTAGCAATACCTAATGTTCGATTAAATTTACCGATTTTAGAAGTTGATAAAGCGGAAGAAATCATTGATAAATATGCTACTGCGGAAGATTGGTTTATTGGAGGTCATTCATTAGGCGGCGTTGCTGCATCAAGCTATGCAAAAGAACATTCAGATATAATCACAGGTGTTTTTTTCTTGGGTTCTTTTCCAAGTGATAATAATGATTTCAGTAACTCTTCCATATCAACCTTATCTTTGTTTGCAGATAAAGATGGCCTTACTACACTCGATAAAATAGATGAAACGGGTAATTTACTATCTGATAACACGGTAATGAAAGAGATAAGGGGAGGAAATCACTCTCAATTTGGTGTTTATGGTAAACAAAAGGGTGATGGTGAGGCGACAATTTCGGTAGTTGAGCAGCAACACATCGTCATAGAGTCTATTTTAGATTGGGTAAATAATGAATAG
- a CDS encoding TetR/AcrR family transcriptional regulator, whose translation MPRNKDEDSKERILQFAEELFMKKGYRSVTTREISAKCKISQPALYYHYPDKESLYIAMLTRFVKRIKSKLNVISDEPLEQRLRLMLEILADEHPTSIMIMVHDISVEFKHENKHKIYLLWRGAYLEPFINVFEELKERGKLRKHIAPEEAARFCLLTMGQTISTWTNNTHSLSTQYDLLVDFILHGTVNS comes from the coding sequence ATGCCTCGCAATAAAGATGAAGATTCAAAAGAACGAATTTTACAGTTTGCTGAAGAATTGTTTATGAAGAAAGGGTATCGCTCTGTTACTACTCGTGAAATCTCAGCTAAATGTAAGATATCTCAGCCTGCATTATATTATCATTACCCAGATAAGGAATCATTATATATTGCAATGTTAACAAGATTTGTAAAGAGAATTAAATCTAAATTAAATGTGATATCTGATGAACCTTTGGAACAACGACTGCGATTAATGCTGGAAATCTTAGCGGATGAACATCCTACTAGTATTATGATAATGGTTCATGATATTTCCGTTGAATTTAAACATGAGAACAAACATAAAATTTATTTATTGTGGAGAGGAGCATACTTAGAACCTTTTATTAACGTATTTGAAGAATTGAAAGAGAGAGGTAAACTAAGAAAACATATTGCCCCCGAAGAAGCTGCAAGATTTTGTTTGTTAACGATGGGACAAACAATATCAACTTGGACTAATAACACTCATTCATTATCCACTCAGTATGATTTGCTTGTTGATTTTATCCTTCACGGTACTGTAAATTCATAG
- a CDS encoding HPr family phosphocarrier protein, whose translation MVEKFVTVELETGLQARPAAQFVQEANRFSSHIFLEKDDKKINAKSIMGLMSLAITKGEKIKLIAEGPDEDTAIKHLEKYVYNEED comes from the coding sequence TTGGTAGAAAAATTTGTAACGGTTGAATTAGAAACCGGATTACAAGCTAGACCGGCAGCACAATTTGTTCAAGAAGCAAATCGTTTTTCATCCCATATCTTTTTGGAAAAAGATGATAAGAAAATAAATGCTAAAAGTATAATGGGATTAATGAGTTTAGCGATTACAAAAGGAGAAAAAATAAAATTGATTGCTGAGGGACCTGATGAGGATACAGCAATAAAACATTTAGAAAAATATGTATATAACGAAGAAGATTAA
- the whiA gene encoding DNA-binding protein WhiA has product MSFASEIKKELTAIESDKCCQLAELAALVRMNGAISISRQGYSLDVQTENAAIARRIYTLIKENYSIAVELLVRKKMKLKKNNVYIVRLKEEVQLLLEDLDLIENQYTIVRTISNKYLEKECCQKSYLRGAFLAGGSMNNPETSSYHLEIFNYYEEHAESLQKLLNSYGLHARLLERKNGYIVYMKEAEKITEFLSIIGAHKALFKFEDVRIVRDMRNSVNRLVNCETANLNKTIGAAFRQIENIKLIERTVGLDQLPDKLQEIAKLRVQYEDVSLKELGELVTSGTISKSGVNHRLKKIDEFAEKIKRGETLS; this is encoded by the coding sequence ATGTCTTTCGCATCGGAAATTAAAAAAGAATTGACAGCGATAGAATCAGACAAGTGTTGTCAACTAGCAGAACTTGCAGCCTTGGTCAGGATGAACGGAGCAATTTCTATTTCACGCCAAGGCTATTCTCTAGATGTTCAGACTGAGAATGCAGCAATAGCGAGACGCATCTATACATTGATTAAGGAGAACTATTCGATAGCAGTGGAATTACTCGTCCGTAAAAAAATGAAATTAAAAAAGAATAATGTTTATATTGTACGATTAAAAGAGGAAGTACAATTACTTTTAGAAGATCTAGATTTAATTGAAAACCAATATACAATTGTTCGGACAATCTCAAATAAGTACTTGGAAAAAGAATGCTGTCAAAAGTCTTATTTAAGAGGGGCTTTTTTAGCAGGAGGATCGATGAATAATCCTGAAACATCTTCCTATCATTTAGAAATCTTTAATTATTATGAGGAGCATGCTGAATCCTTACAGAAATTACTGAACTCGTATGGCCTTCATGCGCGATTATTAGAACGAAAAAATGGCTACATCGTATATATGAAGGAAGCGGAAAAGATTACGGAATTCCTAAGTATAATTGGAGCACATAAAGCATTATTTAAATTTGAAGACGTACGAATTGTTAGAGATATGAGAAATTCTGTTAATCGACTTGTGAATTGTGAAACAGCTAACTTGAATAAAACAATAGGAGCGGCCTTTCGACAGATTGAAAACATAAAATTAATAGAGCGAACCGTTGGACTGGATCAATTGCCTGATAAATTACAAGAAATAGCAAAACTTCGGGTTCAGTATGAAGATGTTTCATTAAAAGAACTAGGTGAACTGGTGACCAGTGGTACGATCTCAAAATCTGGTGTGAACCACCGACTGAAAAAAATCGATGAGTTCGCTGAAAAGATTAAACGAGGAGAAACCTTATCTTAG
- a CDS encoding gluconeogenesis factor YvcK family protein codes for MGTVSNPKVVAIGGGTGMPVLLRGLKKLPIDLTAIVTVADDGGSTGRIRNEMEIPAPGDIRNVIAALSDAEPMLLELFQHRFTQGNGLSGHSMGNLLLAAMTSVTGNFNNGIKEISRVLNVKGKIYPISNENMSLHAEMVDGEIVSGESNIPLAQKKIKRVFLEPQPVKPLPNAVRAIKSADLIVISPGSLYTSIMPNLIVPQVKEAIASSKAKVVYVCNAMTQDGETTNYSAADHVKAIHDHIGEPCIDAIVVHNKIIPDKIQALYKSENATPVTFDEKRLNKMGLHVIAGNILAESNGTLRHDNEKIASLLFDFV; via the coding sequence ATGGGGACAGTAAGCAATCCAAAAGTAGTAGCAATTGGTGGAGGAACAGGAATGCCTGTATTATTAAGAGGTTTGAAAAAACTACCTATTGATTTAACAGCAATTGTTACTGTAGCGGATGACGGTGGTAGCACTGGTAGAATTCGTAACGAAATGGAAATACCTGCACCAGGAGATATTCGGAATGTGATTGCTGCACTTTCTGATGCTGAACCAATGCTATTAGAGTTATTCCAACATCGTTTTACACAAGGAAATGGATTGTCCGGGCATTCTATGGGGAATCTTTTGTTAGCGGCAATGACTTCAGTTACTGGCAACTTTAACAATGGAATTAAAGAAATTTCTCGAGTTTTAAACGTAAAAGGAAAAATCTATCCAATATCCAATGAAAATATGTCTTTACACGCAGAAATGGTAGACGGAGAAATTGTATCAGGAGAGTCAAATATTCCACTAGCTCAAAAGAAAATAAAGAGAGTATTTCTTGAACCTCAGCCTGTTAAGCCATTGCCAAATGCTGTTAGAGCAATTAAATCCGCGGATCTTATAGTGATTTCTCCTGGTAGTTTATACACTTCGATAATGCCTAATTTAATTGTTCCACAAGTAAAAGAAGCAATCGCTTCTTCAAAAGCAAAAGTAGTCTACGTATGTAATGCAATGACACAGGACGGTGAAACAACGAATTACTCAGCTGCTGACCATGTAAAAGCTATTCATGATCATATTGGTGAACCATGTATAGATGCAATAGTTGTTCATAATAAGATAATTCCAGATAAAATTCAGGCTCTGTACAAAAGTGAGAACGCAACACCAGTAACGTTTGATGAAAAAAGATTAAACAAGATGGGCTTACATGTAATTGCTGGGAATATTTTAGCTGAATCAAATGGAACTTTACGACATGATAATGAAAAGATAGCATCTTTACTATTTGATTTTGTTTAG
- the rapZ gene encoding RNase adapter RapZ: MSQEQETKLVIITGMSGAGKTVAIQSFEDLGYYCVDNLPPALLPKFLELMRDATNNIQKVALVMDLRGREFFDSLFEALDVLAKENWLEGHILFLDAKDEALVTRYKETRRSHPLATDGLPLDGIKQEREILDELRGRAQRIIDTTNLKPRNLREKILKVYKEEKQEVFSVHFLSFGFKYGLPIDADLVFDVRFLPNPHYVANLQPLTGLNPDVSSYVFKWTDTQTFIDKVTDLLKFMLPQYKKEGKSQLVVAIGCTGGQHRSVALSEHFSKMLSNDYTTHVSHRDIDKRKVL, translated from the coding sequence TTGAGTCAAGAACAAGAAACGAAGCTCGTAATCATTACTGGAATGTCAGGTGCAGGGAAAACAGTGGCTATCCAGAGCTTTGAGGATTTAGGATATTATTGCGTTGATAATTTACCTCCTGCATTACTTCCAAAATTTTTAGAATTGATGAGAGATGCAACAAATAATATTCAAAAGGTTGCATTAGTCATGGATCTACGTGGCAGAGAATTTTTTGATTCACTTTTTGAAGCCCTAGATGTTTTAGCGAAAGAGAATTGGCTTGAAGGTCACATTTTATTTTTAGATGCAAAAGACGAAGCTTTAGTAACACGCTACAAAGAGACAAGACGTTCTCACCCGTTAGCTACCGATGGTTTGCCATTAGATGGAATAAAACAGGAAAGAGAAATCTTGGACGAACTTAGAGGAAGAGCTCAACGAATTATTGATACAACAAATTTAAAGCCGAGAAATTTACGAGAGAAAATATTGAAAGTGTATAAAGAAGAAAAGCAAGAAGTATTTTCCGTACACTTTTTATCTTTTGGTTTTAAGTATGGGCTTCCTATTGATGCCGACCTCGTATTTGATGTGAGATTCTTACCAAACCCTCATTATGTCGCGAACTTACAGCCGCTAACGGGATTAAATCCAGATGTATCTTCATATGTATTCAAATGGACGGACACACAAACATTTATTGATAAAGTCACAGATTTACTTAAATTTATGCTCCCTCAATATAAAAAAGAAGGAAAATCACAACTTGTAGTAGCAATTGGTTGTACAGGTGGACAGCATCGTTCTGTAGCATTATCAGAGCATTTCTCTAAGATGTTAAGTAATGATTATACAACTCATGTTAGCCATCGTGATATAGATAAAAGGAAGGTTTTATAA
- the trxB gene encoding thioredoxin-disulfide reductase produces MSEQKMYDVIIAGAGPAGMTAAVYASRANLETLMLERGIPGGQMANTEDVENYPGFDNILGPDLSNKMFEHAKKFGAEYAYGDIKEVEDHGDYKLIKAGNKEYHTRALIIATGAQYKKLGIEGEESLSGRGVSYCAVCDGAFFKNRNLVVIGGGDSAVEEGIYLTRFANKVTIVHRRDNLRAQKIIQDRAFDNEKIDFIWDTVAETINGTDGKVSSVTLKNTKTNEVNDFDADGVFIYIGMVPLNEAFLSLGITNDEGYIATNENMETSIPGIFAAGDIRDKELRQIVTATGDGSIAAEAAIKYVEDLEEKLKSKQS; encoded by the coding sequence ATGTCCGAACAAAAAATGTATGATGTTATTATTGCTGGAGCAGGTCCAGCAGGAATGACAGCAGCAGTATATGCATCACGTGCAAATCTAGAGACATTAATGTTAGAAAGAGGAATACCTGGTGGTCAAATGGCTAATACAGAAGACGTAGAGAACTACCCAGGTTTTGATAATATATTAGGTCCGGATTTATCTAATAAAATGTTTGAACATGCCAAAAAATTTGGTGCTGAATATGCATATGGTGATATCAAAGAAGTAGAAGATCACGGTGATTATAAGTTAATAAAAGCAGGGAATAAAGAGTATCATACTCGTGCTTTAATTATTGCAACTGGAGCTCAATATAAAAAGCTAGGTATCGAAGGTGAAGAATCACTTAGCGGTAGAGGTGTATCATATTGTGCAGTATGTGATGGTGCATTCTTTAAGAATCGTAATCTTGTAGTAATTGGTGGAGGCGATTCAGCAGTTGAAGAAGGTATTTATCTTACACGGTTTGCCAATAAAGTGACTATAGTGCATCGCAGAGATAACCTTCGTGCGCAAAAAATAATACAAGATCGTGCCTTTGATAATGAAAAAATTGATTTTATTTGGGATACTGTTGCAGAAACCATTAATGGCACTGATGGAAAAGTAAGTAGTGTCACATTAAAAAACACAAAAACAAATGAAGTAAATGATTTTGATGCAGATGGTGTTTTCATTTATATCGGAATGGTTCCATTAAATGAAGCATTTCTTTCATTAGGAATTACGAATGATGAGGGATATATTGCAACGAATGAAAATATGGAAACATCAATTCCTGGAATTTTTGCTGCTGGGGATATTCGAGACAAAGAACTTCGACAAATTGTTACAGCAACTGGAGATGGAAGCATTGCTGCAGAGGCTGCAATAAAATATGTCGAAGATTTAGAAGAAAAGTTAAAAAGTAAGCAATCTTAG
- a CDS encoding tetratricopeptide repeat protein, translating to MQSKGKKAEYNKVIPFIPEGDFYYTKGVEAFKKRKFDIAIKWMKKAMEQKPKDPLYKCQLSIIYTEVGSYHKANQLLTEVLQSSDYIDCYYLIANNYAHLGLLYDARKYAQFYLDKEPDGDFSEDANRLLELIQIDEDIDDLDLEDEDELLIYQETAFYHMENSEWTKAIPIIEEMIDLFPDHILAKHDYAQAIFYTGKQNEAIKIEKDILEEDPNSLYSHMNLALFYYEQKNPAYEKHIQALLNIYPIHVQQKLRVAVTLARTGNSEEAYNRFKQLAKEPVKTHLSYYKWYSICAYNCGDPGKALDIWEEGCKKHPRLSDEEGPWNNK from the coding sequence ATGCAATCTAAAGGTAAAAAAGCTGAATATAATAAGGTGATCCCTTTTATCCCTGAAGGAGATTTTTATTATACAAAAGGTGTTGAAGCGTTTAAAAAACGTAAATTCGACATCGCTATTAAATGGATGAAGAAAGCCATGGAACAAAAACCTAAAGACCCTTTATATAAATGCCAATTATCTATTATATATACCGAAGTAGGATCTTATCATAAAGCGAATCAATTATTAACCGAAGTCTTGCAATCTAGTGATTATATAGATTGCTATTATTTGATTGCAAATAATTACGCCCATCTTGGTCTGTTGTATGATGCAAGAAAATATGCTCAGTTCTATTTAGATAAAGAACCAGACGGAGATTTTAGTGAGGATGCGAATAGATTACTTGAATTAATTCAAATCGATGAAGATATTGATGACTTGGATTTAGAGGATGAAGATGAATTACTCATTTATCAAGAAACCGCATTTTATCATATGGAAAATAGTGAATGGACAAAAGCTATTCCTATTATTGAAGAAATGATTGATTTGTTCCCAGATCATATTTTAGCAAAACATGATTACGCACAAGCGATTTTTTATACAGGAAAGCAAAATGAAGCTATTAAGATTGAGAAGGATATTTTGGAAGAAGATCCAAATTCTTTGTACAGCCATATGAATTTAGCTTTATTTTATTATGAACAAAAGAACCCTGCATATGAAAAGCATATTCAGGCATTACTAAATATATATCCAATACATGTGCAGCAAAAACTGCGTGTTGCAGTAACATTGGCACGAACGGGGAATTCAGAAGAAGCGTATAATAGATTTAAACAACTTGCAAAAGAACCAGTGAAAACTCATCTATCATATTATAAATGGTATAGCATTTGTGCATATAATTGTGGAGATCCAGGAAAAGCCCTGGATATTTGGGAAGAAGGCTGCAAAAAACATCCACGATTATCTGATGAAGAAGGTCCTTGGAATAATAAATAA
- a CDS encoding glycerol-3-phosphate dehydrogenase/oxidase: MNQFSSYKRKDTLDALQKEKLDLLVIGGGITGAGISLDATTRGLNTGLIEMQDFAAGTSSRSTKLVHGGLRYLQQFEVKMVAEVGKERAIVYENGPHVTTPEWMLLPFHKGSTLGPLTSNIGLRVYDFLAGVKKDERRVMFKPKEVIEREPLIKQDELRGGGYYVEYKTDDARLTIEVMKKAVEEGVHAINYTKAVNFIYEDSKVVGVIAEDLITGEQHKIYAKKIINAGGPWVDDVRELDGSKKGKTLHLTKGVHLVFDHTTFPLQQAVYFDSPDGRMIFAIPRDGKTYVGTTDTTYEGDIAHPVVTEDDREYLLKAIAYMFPSLQLKPEDVESSWAGLRPLIAQEGATSPSEISRKDEIFQSDSGLLSMAGGKLTGYRKMAQHAVDLVTKQLKEEENILYTDSQTKHLPISGGDVGGSKGFEAYKKDKLKEAVQLGLSEEEALQLIQRYGSNIEIVLDIYKNQKEEANKYNIDHTVFTELVYAIEYELAYKPVDFFIRRTGALFFQRPWVEAHMDKVLPYMKEKLQYTDEQYNEYTTQLKELLYETTHPAK, encoded by the coding sequence ATGAATCAATTTTCAAGCTATAAAAGAAAAGATACATTAGATGCTTTACAAAAGGAAAAGTTAGACTTACTAGTGATTGGCGGAGGTATTACTGGAGCAGGTATTTCTTTAGACGCTACAACACGTGGGTTAAATACAGGCTTAATTGAAATGCAAGACTTTGCAGCTGGTACGTCAAGTCGATCTACTAAGTTGGTTCACGGTGGACTGCGTTATTTACAACAATTTGAAGTGAAGATGGTTGCTGAAGTTGGTAAAGAAAGAGCGATCGTCTATGAAAATGGTCCACATGTAACGACACCTGAATGGATGCTACTTCCATTCCACAAAGGAAGTACACTAGGACCATTGACTTCAAATATTGGATTAAGAGTATATGACTTTTTAGCAGGTGTTAAAAAAGACGAACGTAGAGTAATGTTCAAACCAAAAGAAGTAATTGAACGTGAACCATTAATAAAACAAGATGAATTACGCGGCGGCGGATACTATGTTGAATATAAAACAGATGACGCCCGTTTAACGATTGAAGTTATGAAGAAAGCTGTAGAAGAAGGTGTACATGCTATAAACTACACCAAAGCCGTTAACTTTATCTATGAAGACAGTAAAGTGGTTGGTGTTATTGCAGAAGATTTAATTACAGGTGAACAACACAAAATTTATGCGAAAAAAATAATAAATGCTGGTGGACCATGGGTTGATGATGTACGTGAATTAGATGGTTCTAAAAAAGGTAAGACGCTTCACTTAACAAAAGGTGTCCATCTTGTTTTCGATCATACAACATTTCCTTTACAACAAGCAGTATACTTTGATTCACCTGATGGGCGTATGATTTTCGCCATTCCACGCGATGGAAAAACGTATGTTGGTACAACTGATACAACCTATGAAGGTGATATTGCTCATCCAGTTGTGACTGAGGATGATCGTGAGTATTTATTAAAAGCTATTGCTTATATGTTCCCTTCTCTACAGTTAAAACCAGAAGATGTAGAATCAAGTTGGGCAGGATTACGTCCATTAATTGCTCAAGAGGGTGCGACAAGTCCAAGTGAAATTTCACGTAAAGATGAGATATTCCAATCTGATTCGGGATTATTATCAATGGCAGGTGGAAAATTAACTGGATATCGAAAAATGGCTCAACACGCAGTGGATTTAGTGACTAAACAGTTAAAAGAAGAAGAAAATATTCTTTATACCGATAGTCAAACAAAGCACTTACCAATATCTGGTGGAGATGTTGGAGGATCTAAAGGGTTTGAAGCTTACAAAAAAGATAAACTAAAAGAAGCTGTTCAATTAGGTCTTTCAGAAGAAGAAGCGCTTCAATTGATCCAACGTTATGGTTCAAATATAGAAATTGTATTAGATATCTATAAAAACCAAAAAGAAGAAGCAAACAAGTATAATATTGACCATACCGTATTTACTGAATTGGTATATGCAATAGAGTACGAACTTGCATACAAACCTGTAGACTTCTTTATACGTCGAACTGGTGCATTATTCTTCCAGCGCCCTTGGGTAGAAGCACATATGGATAAAGTACTTCCATATATGAAAGAGAAATTACAATATACAGATGAGCAGTATAATGAATATACAACGCAACTAAAAGAATTGTTATACGAAACAACTCATCCTGCTAAATAA
- the dhaM gene encoding dihydroxyacetone kinase phosphoryl donor subunit DhaM: MGQVGIVLISHSVKIAEGTKELVQQVMKDVSIEVAGGTDEGEIGTSIDKILRAINKANNDDGVLLLYDIGSAKMNAEMAIEMTEVDNVELIEAPIVEGAYVAAVEAGMGKEKQAIMKAVTQSFSKERN, from the coding sequence ATGGGACAAGTTGGGATTGTGCTTATTTCGCACAGTGTAAAAATAGCAGAAGGTACAAAAGAGTTAGTACAGCAAGTAATGAAAGATGTTTCTATTGAGGTAGCAGGCGGGACCGATGAGGGAGAGATTGGAACAAGTATTGATAAAATCCTCAGAGCAATTAACAAGGCGAACAACGATGATGGAGTTCTCCTTTTATATGATATTGGTAGCGCAAAAATGAATGCAGAAATGGCAATAGAAATGACCGAAGTGGATAATGTGGAACTTATTGAGGCACCAATAGTCGAGGGTGCCTATGTGGCAGCAGTTGAAGCTGGGATGGGGAAAGAAAAACAAGCAATTATGAAAGCTGTAACTCAATCTTTTTCAAAAGAACGGAATTAA
- the dhaL gene encoding dihydroxyacetone kinase subunit DhaL, giving the protein MKLQVNDIRNWMNLSNQLIQENKSYLTELDQAIGDSDHGINMARGFQEVITKIQDQSYSTPSDMLKDVAMTLMSKVGGAAGPLYGTAFLILSMAWKNKSEIQVNDIKDGLQASLDGIKQRGKATSGEKTMIDVWDPVVQLFSENDITDPSLIEETAKQAMNNTKDLKATKGRASYFKEKSIGNIDPGSASSYYIFSALSTSLQGA; this is encoded by the coding sequence TTGAAATTACAGGTAAACGATATAAGAAATTGGATGAATTTATCAAACCAACTTATTCAAGAGAATAAGTCCTATCTCACAGAATTGGACCAAGCTATTGGTGACAGCGATCATGGAATAAATATGGCAAGAGGTTTTCAAGAAGTTATAACAAAGATTCAAGATCAATCCTACTCGACACCATCAGATATGTTAAAAGATGTTGCGATGACATTAATGTCTAAGGTGGGAGGGGCAGCTGGACCACTTTATGGTACTGCTTTCCTTATATTATCGATGGCTTGGAAAAATAAAAGCGAAATTCAGGTAAATGATATTAAAGATGGATTACAAGCTAGCCTAGATGGGATTAAACAGCGAGGAAAAGCAACTTCAGGTGAGAAAACGATGATTGATGTTTGGGATCCTGTTGTACAGTTATTTAGTGAAAATGATATTACTGACCCTTCTTTAATTGAAGAAACAGCAAAGCAAGCAATGAATAATACCAAGGATTTAAAAGCTACAAAAGGGAGAGCGTCCTATTTTAAAGAAAAATCAATCGGTAATATTGATCCTGGATCAGCCTCTTCTTATTATATATTCTCAGCACTATCAACTTCTTTACAAGGAGCGTAG
- the dhaK gene encoding dihydroxyacetone kinase subunit DhaK: MKKIINNPNDVVSDMVSGMIQAFPEKLEQIDGTMIIKRKELSSNKVGLVSGGGSGHEPAHAGYVGKGMLDAAVAGEVFTSPTPDQILAAIKAVDTGHGVLLIVKNYTGDVMNFDMASELAESEGIKVEQVIVNDDVAVEDSDFTTGRRGIAGTVFVHKIAGAMAETGATLNEVKEVAEKTITHVRSMGMALTPCTVPAAGKPSFQLEDNEMEIGIGIHGEAGIERKPITSAENIANELTQKVLDDLQLQSGDEVAVMINGLGATPEMELFILQQHVNQLLKDNNLSVFRTYVGEFMTSLEMTGCSVTLLKVDNQLKSLLEAKSEATAFRV, from the coding sequence GAACAATGATAATTAAACGTAAGGAATTATCTTCAAATAAAGTTGGTCTTGTTAGTGGTGGAGGAAGTGGCCACGAACCTGCCCATGCTGGATATGTTGGTAAAGGAATGTTAGATGCAGCAGTTGCAGGAGAAGTATTTACTTCACCTACCCCTGATCAAATCTTGGCAGCAATAAAAGCCGTTGACACTGGGCATGGAGTTCTTTTAATCGTAAAAAACTATACAGGAGATGTTATGAACTTCGATATGGCGAGTGAATTGGCCGAGTCTGAGGGAATAAAGGTAGAACAAGTTATTGTTAATGACGATGTAGCTGTAGAAGATAGTGATTTTACTACCGGTCGTAGAGGAATTGCTGGTACAGTGTTTGTGCACAAAATTGCTGGAGCAATGGCTGAAACAGGAGCAACATTAAATGAAGTAAAGGAAGTTGCTGAAAAAACAATTACACATGTAAGATCGATGGGAATGGCACTTACTCCATGTACAGTACCTGCTGCAGGTAAACCAAGTTTTCAATTAGAAGATAATGAAATGGAAATTGGTATTGGAATTCATGGAGAAGCAGGTATTGAGAGAAAACCGATAACATCAGCTGAAAATATTGCCAATGAGCTTACCCAAAAAGTACTTGATGATCTTCAATTGCAATCAGGTGATGAGGTTGCAGTGATGATTAATGGGTTAGGTGCAACTCCAGAAATGGAGCTATTTATTCTACAACAACATGTGAATCAATTGCTTAAGGACAATAATTTATCTGTTTTTCGTACGTATGTAGGTGAATTTATGACATCCCTAGAAATGACAGGGTGTTCGGTTACACTATTAAAAGTGGACAATCAATTAAAATCACTTTTAGAAGCAAAAAGTGAAGCTACAGCATTTCGCGTCTAA